In Shewanella glacialimarina, the genomic stretch CAGCAAAGTTTATTCCCCGTATTGGTGGCTATTATGGCATTCAAATAGAGCGAATTATTGAGCTTAATCCTGATTTGGTTGTTGTGTGGGCAAGTGGTAATAAGCTGGAGGATATTAATCAAATTAAGCAACTGGGTTTTACTGTGTTTAATAGTGACCCTAAATCCTTAGATGATGTTGCGACAGAGATTGAACAGTTAGGGCGACTTACAGGTCAAGCGCAACAAGCACAACAAGTGGCAGCAGACTTCCGCCAGCAGTTAGCTGACATTCGTCAACAAAACAGACTTAAATCCAAGGTTAAAGTGTTTTATCAGTTGTGGTCGACACCATTAATGACAGTGTCTAAAGGAAGCTGGATTGAGCATATTATTGGTGCATGCAATGGGGCTAATGTATTTTATGAGGCCGCAAGCGAATATCCGCAAATTAGTATTGAAAATGTATTGTTAACTGATGCCGAAGTGATTTTGCAAAGTCAGGACGAAGGAAATGTCATGGGGGTTAATTGGTCACAGTGGCCTGAATTACCAGCGGTTAAAAACAAACATATTTATCAGTTAGATGCCGATGTATTACATAGGGCGTCACCGCGAGTTCTTCAAGGGATTAAGCTGGTTTGTGAAGCACTTGATAAAGCGAGATAGGATAATTTGAAGCTTCTTGGTTAAGGTAGCACTTAATTTAATTATTAAAGGGGGCAAGATAGCACTGTGTCCCTATTTACCTGAGCAATGAATCGCTAATTAGCGCTGCACTATAAAATCGGATTCAGCTAGCCAATCGGCAGCTTCTGTTTTACTAGTGAAAATGCACCTTTCAAAATCACCGTGTCTCTCAACGACCATTTGGTCTAAAAAATGTTTTTTAATCGCCGATTTACTGTAAATATGTGCAGCTTTTTGTAGGCCATTATCGATACACCATGTCACTAAAGGAATGATCACCTGGAACATTTCTGCTTCGCATAACTCCCATTCATCAAGATATACAATATGTCCCCAAGGATTGCCTATTAAGGGCTGAGCGACATGCATGAATTGATTTTTATAAGCAACGGCAGCCTCTTTATTCCAACTGCCATTAAGTGTTGCCACAATGACATTATTCTCTACCGTTAATGTAAAACTCCCATGTTGGGCAAAATCTATTTTCATTGTTTATTTGCCTTAATAATAAATTATTAAATTATGTTAGTGTTAAAAAATAAAAAAGTCAGCCTAATTTTTGTATTTAGGCTGACTTATGTGCTGTCAATTTATATCGGTGAGATTAGCAAATTTATAAATATTCTACTTCGAGTGAAATCAGCATGGCATCGTCATCTTCAGTGGTGAACTCGGCTCTAATCTCATAATCATTATTGGTGACTGTCATTTTTTCTAACCAGAATGTCGCGCTGCTTGCATACTTATCCATCATGGCTTGTTTAGTTTCAGGTATGTTCATTTGCTTTAAAAAACGCATAAAGTCTTCATCAGATTCAACAGGGTAATTGATACTTTCCGATAGCTTGATTTGCTTGATCGTATTGTCGACGTGTTTTACTTGTATGTGTTTAGACAATACCTCCCAGCTCCCATCATCAGAGTAATTGATAACGTTGGGTACGTAGTGAGTGACTAAATCTTGTATTTTTAAGGGTTTAGGTTTAGATACTGGTACAAGTAAGTTATTTAACAAGTTGCTATCGATATCAGAATACTGAATCTGACTTTCATCTCTATCATAGTCACGTGAGGAAAAAGTAAAGCCACTTAGCAACAAATCTGGTTCTTTACCGTTATATGAGGAAAACTCTGAGAAATCTAACCTCAATAGATTTTTTTGGTTTGAAACAGTGTATTCAGCTTTTGACTTCTGTTTGAGGTAATTTAATTTTGCGCGTACGTTAGGTACATCATCACGGAACCCAGCTTTATCATCGATAAGCCAATTATTGTCAAAGTCTTCATCATATAAAATAAAATTCTTACCGGTGTAATTCAGTAATGAATGCTCTTTATAAGTAATTTTTTGTACTTTGTCATTTTCGATAATAAGCCATAAGTCACGGCCATATAACCAAGCCGTGGTATCTGCACTCAGGGTAAACACTGCACTTGCTGGGCCAAGAATATTGAGAACGTATTCAGTCGAGTTATTAATGTTAATGCCATAAGCACCTGATAAGGTGATATTTGTTGACAGCTTGCCCGCTTCATTTGCTTTAGCGGAAAGTTTTGCCAGTTCTAATTGTGTCATCAGTGCTGGAGTAAAGTTTTTTGATGATGTGCCAGCTCTGGCGGTATTGACTGTTCGCGTTGGTGCTTGCACTGCTTGTTCCGGTTGGACAATGGCAATTGCTAGCTCAGGCTCAGGTTCAGGTATTGCAATTGATGCGGCCGGTTTTTTTTGTGACGGAGTGACGGAACGCTCAAAAATAATGGGCCTACGGCTCAGTTGGTTATATGCAGTGCTCATTGATGACAAACTTTCATCATCATCACAAAAATCGATTAAATCAGCGGTAATAATTAGCTTATTGGTTTGAATAAGATTAGTGATAATAATGGCATCGACGCGTTTTTCTTTTGCTTTTTCTCTGATCAATTGAAAACTACTGGCTATTAGCTTGTTATTCGCGCTGTCAGTGAGTTTTTTTTCAATATAAATACCATCAACAATAATAGGCGCACATGAAGGTAAAAAATTAAGAATAGGGGGAAGTGATTTGGCTGAAACGGGTAGACTTAAAATAAGCAGCATTAATACTAACAGTTTGTTCATTTTCTGGCGCATCCTTTTGGTTTTGCTTGAATTCATGCTAATTACTTTTTAATCATGTTCTGTTTAATTGGCATTGCTAGCGCTTACTCATCCGTACTTTAGTACTGTTTTATGACTAATAATTGAGTAGCGGCTCTAATTTAACAAGTATTTAACAACCATGTCAAAGGTGGAGTGCAGATTTTGTTACCAAAAAAGATAAAAATCTCGCTGATTCGCTATTCTTTAGGAAACTTAACAGGGTTTCAAATATCACTACGGTGTGGCTTGTCATAGTGGCGACTGCTTTATTTTTTCCTGCATTTTAAGCATTCGCTTCCCCTCATCTAAGCTAACCTGATATTCTTATTTTATTATTGATTGATAGACTGTGAATATGGACAAATCGGCTTTTCTAGATGCAATGAACATCACCCGTTGGCGTAGCGCTGACAAACCGGGTAAACCTTTCCTGGTATTACATGATGTGGATGCAGATTTATCTGAACAACAGTTTATTGAAAATGTGCTGGCCCAATTAGATATAACCCCAGACCAATGCGATTTTGATTGCGAAGTGATCAAAGGTCCGCAGGTTGTTTGGGATATGCGTAAAGTAAAAAGACGTCCACGGGTAGCATGGTTAGTCAGTGCACCACTGGAAGATGTGCTTCAAAGTGGGACTGAAAAGCGCCAGCTATGGCAGCAAATTTGTTCTGTGGTAGATAAACAACAAAGCTAATTTTATAGGGCTTATCTTTTACATCAGATTAAATGCCATTATTCATAATTTTTCATATTCATTTCTTATCAATTCATATCAAGCACAATAGCCATTCATAAGTTTTGCATATAGTCACCCTATCAATAATAAGTGGTAAACATAGGGTGATAATTATGAACAAAATACATCAACTGACTCAATCGGTTTTACTTGGCAGCTTGCTATTTTCAGCCGTGCCATTTGCATTTGCTGCAGATGATGCTGACGTGTTTGGCGGTAAAATTAGCGGCAACATGACTTTCGCATCTGATTATGTTTTTCGCGGTGAATCTGAAACGATGGACGGCGACGTTCCAGTGGTACAAGGCACGTTAGGTTGGGCTAACGATGATGGTTGGTACACTGGCGTTTTTGCTTCAAATATTAAGTTTGCTGATCCTAATTTAGAAATCGTTACCGCGCCATACATTGGTAAAGCTGGCGAGTTTGGTGATAGTGGCATTACCTATGACGTGATGGTCTTTTCTTACCTTTATCCGGGTGCGTCTTATTCAAACTACACCGAATTATGGATTAAAGTGGGTAAACAGTTTGGCCGTGCAAACGTACAACTAGAAGTGACCCCAACGGTTGATGACTGGTTTGGTGTAGAAGGCTGGCAAGGGGTGAACTACGCAGTACACCCAAGTTATCAATTCGACAGTGGCTGGAAAGTGTCTGGCAGCGTGGGTTATCAGGATTTAGATGGCGAGGGAGCAGAAGGTTGGGGACACTGGAATCTTGGTGTCAGTAAAGTCTATGCAGGGATTAATTTCGATGTGCGTTACCATGGCAGCACAGTTGACTCTGATCATAAAGTGTATGGTACCCAAACCGAAATTTTTGATGATCGCCTTGTTGTCGGTATTAACAAAAGTTTCTAGCCTGCAATAGCAGCTTCGCAGTAATTATTGGTATGGGATCTGAAACGTCACTCTCCCTTAGTGATATTCAGGTCCTTTTTTTAGACTTTTTTGCTACCCGCTACTCATTCCTTGGAGATCTTTATAGGCAAATGTGAAAAATTATGAATAATATCGGTCATTGGCTTAAATACTTTGGATTTAACGATGGCGCATACATTTGTATCACACACAGTGCTGGTGGTTGATGATGAGGCGGTAATACGTGCTCGCTTAAAAGGATATTTTGAGCGTGAAGGTTATCGGGTACTCGAAGCTGGCGACGGCGAGCAGATGTGGCAACAGTTTGCCAATAATCATATCGATTTAGTCATGTTAGATGTCAACTTGCCCGGTGTTGATGGTTTAAGTTTAGCCCGTGATTTACGCAGCCGTTCTGATGTCGGCATTATTTTGGTTACTGGGCGCTATGAAACTATCGACAAAATTGTTGGCCTTGAAATGGGCGCCGATGATTATGTGACTAAACCTTTTGAACTTAGAGAGCTGTTGGTTAGGGTTAAAAATTTGCTTTGGCGGATTTCGTTAGTTAAAAAAGCCCAGCAGGAAGTGGTCGAGCAATTTGAAAAGTGTGACGATTTAATTGTGTTCGACCGGTACGTTTTAGAATTAAATAGTCGTAAGTTATCCCGCGGTGATGAAGTGATTAAACTCACCAAAGCGGAATTTGAATTACTGACGGCTTTTGCTTTACACCCACAGCAGGTTTTATCTCGCGAACGTTTGATGCAGCAAACAAGTCATCGAAATGAAGATGTCAATGACAGAACCATAGACGTGATTATCCGCCGTCTACGCAATAAGCTTCAGGCAGATTTATTTGTTACCGTACACGGTGAAGGTTACTTATTTGCCACTAAGGTTGAAGACTAGGCGAAACTACACGGTAGACGGGATAAAAGTCAGCAGGGGCTAAGCTATTTTTAAGTGCATTAAAGGACACTTTACCTTGTGATAGCTTTAGTATTTGCGGGCCTATGTCACCAAAGGGCGCAGCACCTTCAAGCTCTTTTACTATTACATCAATGGCTAACTTACCTTGTAACACCACCTGATCATCTGTGCTAAAAGCCACTTTATGTCGATACAGTCCCCGCAACGTGGCGGGAGATAAATAGCTACCGACTAACTTTACCTGCCCAGTTAGCTGCTTATGTTGTAAAGAGCCAATCGCCGCCTCAATGGCCACGGCACTTCCTAAAATATAATCGGGAATATGATCATTGAGTAAGTGATGCAATTGGTCACGGTAAAGGTTGCGATTATTATCAGTATGGCGAATAGATGACACTTCTATCGAGCTGTTTGCTATGGCATCAAGAATACCAAGTTCAACCCAACTGCTACCGCCAACGCCTTCGGGGCCAGTTAATAGCGCTAGTTTTACTGGTTTATCTGCAGGGATCTTTGATTGCGACTGGCTAATATAATTGCCGGCAATCCAACCCATTTGATACCAATTCACGCCAACACGGGTATTGATGATAGGGCTATTGAGTTGATTGACCAGCGCAATAATCGGTTTATTGATAGATCCTTTATAATGCTTAAGT encodes the following:
- a CDS encoding cobalamin-binding protein, with the translated sequence MPLTVFAQTVEAGIPANSHANIHATGAKRIIALSPHGVEMLYAIGAGDRIVATTDHADYPESAKFIPRIGGYYGIQIERIIELNPDLVVVWASGNKLEDINQIKQLGFTVFNSDPKSLDDVATEIEQLGRLTGQAQQAQQVAADFRQQLADIRQQNRLKSKVKVFYQLWSTPLMTVSKGSWIEHIIGACNGANVFYEAASEYPQISIENVLLTDAEVILQSQDEGNVMGVNWSQWPELPAVKNKHIYQLDADVLHRASPRVLQGIKLVCEALDKAR
- the torT gene encoding TMAO reductase system periplasmic protein TorT; translated protein: MRQLIYILIFCLGTISSLVEAKTDNHWSLEQRTPFNEKIQTTEKIHYNALTSAKKNWRICALVPHLKDAYWIGIDYGLVSHASQLGVNLELFEAGSYYRKDQQLKQLEHCLTEPFDAILLGTVSPDLLKHYKGSINKPIIALVNQLNSPIINTRVGVNWYQMGWIAGNYISQSQSKIPADKPVKLALLTGPEGVGGSSWVELGILDAIANSSIEVSSIRHTDNNRNLYRDQLHHLLNDHIPDYILGSAVAIEAAIGSLQHKQLTGQVKLVGSYLSPATLRGLYRHKVAFSTDDQVVLQGKLAIDVIVKELEGAAPFGDIGPQILKLSQGKVSFNALKNSLAPADFYPVYRVVSPSLQP
- a CDS encoding DNA polymerase III subunit psi, whose amino-acid sequence is MDKSAFLDAMNITRWRSADKPGKPFLVLHDVDADLSEQQFIENVLAQLDITPDQCDFDCEVIKGPQVVWDMRKVKRRPRVAWLVSAPLEDVLQSGTEKRQLWQQICSVVDKQQS
- a CDS encoding TorF family putative porin, giving the protein MNKIHQLTQSVLLGSLLFSAVPFAFAADDADVFGGKISGNMTFASDYVFRGESETMDGDVPVVQGTLGWANDDGWYTGVFASNIKFADPNLEIVTAPYIGKAGEFGDSGITYDVMVFSYLYPGASYSNYTELWIKVGKQFGRANVQLEVTPTVDDWFGVEGWQGVNYAVHPSYQFDSGWKVSGSVGYQDLDGEGAEGWGHWNLGVSKVYAGINFDVRYHGSTVDSDHKVYGTQTEIFDDRLVVGINKSF
- the torR gene encoding two-component system response regulator TorR; this translates as MAHTFVSHTVLVVDDEAVIRARLKGYFEREGYRVLEAGDGEQMWQQFANNHIDLVMLDVNLPGVDGLSLARDLRSRSDVGIILVTGRYETIDKIVGLEMGADDYVTKPFELRELLVRVKNLLWRISLVKKAQQEVVEQFEKCDDLIVFDRYVLELNSRKLSRGDEVIKLTKAEFELLTAFALHPQQVLSRERLMQQTSHRNEDVNDRTIDVIIRRLRNKLQADLFVTVHGEGYLFATKVED